A single Flavobacterium sp. 1 DNA region contains:
- a CDS encoding IS3 family transposase: MNQLYKIVGVSKQAVSQYSNRQTVFDKNVHNLIIEAEELREDHPGCGVEKMYSSLKPDFIGRDRFVDLFMDLGFRIKKKKNYMRTTYASSIYYPNLIKGMSLNAPSMIWQSDITYIHVGDKFYYAVFIIDVYTKKIVGYQVSNHMRATANINALNEALKGNKAPLIHHSDRGSQYICKEYNELLKVNKSKISMALSGQDNAYAERINRTIKEEYLDYWTPKTFEQLKRCVEKAVNHYNNKRPHNNIGKLSPIEFENKWFNDGSFSKPILTIFDNEKQLKIGQH; the protein is encoded by the coding sequence ATGAATCAGCTTTATAAAATTGTTGGAGTTAGTAAACAAGCCGTAAGTCAGTATTCGAACAGACAAACTGTTTTTGATAAAAATGTCCATAATCTAATAATAGAAGCTGAGGAACTAAGGGAAGATCACCCTGGTTGTGGGGTTGAGAAGATGTATAGTAGCCTTAAACCCGATTTTATAGGCAGAGATAGATTTGTGGATTTGTTTATGGATTTGGGATTTAGGATAAAAAAGAAAAAGAATTATATGAGAACAACTTATGCGTCATCGATTTATTATCCAAATTTGATAAAAGGGATGAGTTTAAACGCTCCTTCTATGATTTGGCAGTCGGATATCACCTATATACATGTTGGCGATAAGTTTTATTATGCTGTATTTATAATCGATGTTTACACAAAGAAAATAGTTGGTTATCAAGTATCAAACCATATGAGAGCCACAGCCAATATAAATGCGCTAAACGAAGCATTAAAAGGTAACAAAGCGCCATTAATTCATCATTCAGACAGAGGCAGCCAATATATCTGCAAAGAATACAATGAATTGCTAAAGGTCAATAAAAGTAAAATCAGCATGGCTCTTTCTGGACAAGACAATGCTTATGCCGAAAGAATAAATAGAACAATAAAAGAAGAGTATTTGGATTATTGGACTCCAAAAACATTTGAACAATTAAAAAGATGTGTCGAAAAAGCTGTAAATCATTATAATAACAAAAGACCTCATAACAATATTGGAAAATTAAGTCCGATAGAATTTGAAAATAAGTGGTTTAATGATGGCTCATTTTCTAAACCGATTTTAACTATTTTTGATAATGAAAAACAATTAAAAATCGGTCAACACTAA
- a CDS encoding superoxide dismutase yields MNRKDFLKSSTLFGAAALVLPTTNAFAENLADNSIDKLVDANGNYIQQTLPYSESFLEPYMDAETLHLHYTFHHGGAVKGANKDLQMIKKALDENNLETVDFWTKKLSYHFSSHILHSIFWTNLTNKSTLPQGDLLKRIEKSFGSFDRLKVLIAATAKNVDGNGWGILAYQPYSDSLVILQCENHEKLTQWGAIPILVIDVWEHAYYLKYKNKRTDFVDALFNIINWDNVELRLNDALKLTR; encoded by the coding sequence ATGAACAGAAAAGATTTTTTAAAATCGAGTACATTGTTTGGTGCTGCGGCATTAGTGCTTCCTACTACCAATGCGTTTGCTGAAAATTTAGCCGATAATTCAATTGACAAATTGGTAGATGCTAATGGTAATTATATTCAGCAAACTTTGCCATATAGTGAAAGTTTTCTGGAACCCTATATGGATGCAGAAACCTTGCATCTGCATTATACTTTTCATCATGGGGGAGCGGTAAAAGGAGCAAACAAGGATTTGCAAATGATTAAAAAGGCATTGGACGAAAACAATTTGGAAACGGTTGATTTTTGGACAAAAAAACTATCATATCATTTTTCATCTCATATCTTACATTCCATATTTTGGACAAATCTCACGAATAAAAGCACCTTGCCACAAGGCGATTTATTAAAACGAATTGAGAAAAGTTTTGGCAGTTTTGATAGATTAAAAGTATTGATTGCTGCAACTGCTAAAAATGTTGATGGTAACGGTTGGGGAATATTAGCCTACCAACCTTACAGTGATAGCTTGGTAATTTTGCAATGTGAAAATCATGAGAAACTTACACAATGGGGAGCAATCCCAATATTAGTTATTGATGTTTGGGAACACGCCTATTATTTAAAATACAAAAACAAACGCACTGATTTTGTTGATGCCCTTTTTAATATTATCAATTGGGATAATGTCGAATTACGATTGAATGATGCTTTGAAATTAACTAGATAG
- a CDS encoding DUF4369 domain-containing protein, whose translation MKNSIIAFVSLLLLAACNKNESKTNLHITGNIKGLKEGTLYIQKYNDTALIAIDTIKIDGQSAFESNIDLKSPEMLYLYLDRGVTNSLDNNIMFFAEAGTINIDTNLDSFISSAKITGSKNQELYEEYKKINSRFNDENLTLIEKKFKALKSNNTVAIDSITAAQENNIKRKYLYATNFAVNNKDHEVSPYIALAEIYDINIKYLDTIQKSMTPKVAKSLYGKKLTKYVNDIKKSETK comes from the coding sequence ATGAAAAATTCTATTATTGCTTTTGTTTCCCTACTTCTTTTGGCTGCGTGTAACAAAAATGAATCCAAAACAAATCTGCACATCACAGGAAATATCAAAGGACTAAAGGAAGGTACTTTATACATTCAAAAATATAATGACACTGCTCTTATTGCCATCGACACCATCAAAATTGACGGACAATCAGCATTTGAAAGTAATATTGATTTAAAATCTCCTGAAATGCTATACTTGTATCTTGACAGAGGCGTGACCAATTCTCTTGACAATAACATCATGTTTTTTGCAGAAGCAGGTACTATTAATATTGACACCAACTTAGATTCATTCATTTCAAGCGCAAAAATTACTGGCTCTAAAAATCAAGAATTATATGAAGAATACAAAAAAATAAACTCTCGCTTCAATGATGAAAATCTAACTCTGATAGAGAAAAAATTCAAAGCTTTAAAAAGCAATAACACTGTAGCAATAGACAGTATTACGGCTGCCCAGGAAAACAACATCAAGCGTAAATATCTTTATGCTACCAATTTTGCAGTAAACAATAAAGATCATGAAGTGTCTCCATATATTGCTTTGGCCGAAATCTATGATATCAATATTAAGTACTTGGATACCATTCAAAAATCAATGACTCCAAAAGTTGCCAAATCTCTTTATGGCAAAAAATTGACTAAATATGTGAATGACATCAAGAAAAGCGAAACAAAATAG
- a CDS encoding peptidase M61, which yields MKKIIFALAFSSLIWTSKANTPKNADPKKEEIEVNINLTDVKEDQVLVTVKAPKIKTEDITYSLPKTVPGTYSVDDYGKYIADFKAYDQKGNLLTVSKTDDNTWVIKNAKSLVKITYLVNDTFDTEKGRGFGQDDVFSPAGTNIDAGKNFMLNLHGFVGYFQDKKEMPYKVTIPHPAALFGATSMIDKDGTSTSDVFEMPLYSELLENPIMYSKSDYTTFTVDGMDIEIAVYSPSGKFTAESITPEMKTMMTAQKTFLGKVNSTKRYTVILYLSTMSPTDAKGFGALEHPTATTVVMPEMMPKDELVKQMKDVVSHEFFHIVTPLTIHSKEIQYFDYNAPKMSQHLWMYEGVTEYFANLFQINQGLIDENEFYSRIGEKIQGANAMNDTMPFTTMSANVLTEPYKAQYLNVYQKGALIGMCLDIQIRESSNGKKGILDLMHQLSNEYGVSKPFNDADLFAKITSLTSPEVGEFLTKYVSGSTPIPYYDYLAKVGITKVIKKTPEGIFLKGQVPYIGVNKENKEIFVAPNKELHIFYTALDLKGGDIILAINDKPYSLDNIYEMISDSQKWKENDPISIKIKRDGKEQIIKGNVKFPYIDSEGPEATDASKTALRTAWLKG from the coding sequence ATGAAAAAAATAATCTTTGCACTTGCTTTCTCTTCTCTAATTTGGACAAGTAAAGCAAACACTCCAAAAAATGCAGATCCAAAAAAAGAAGAAATTGAGGTCAACATCAATCTTACCGATGTAAAAGAGGATCAAGTTCTGGTTACTGTAAAAGCACCAAAAATTAAAACAGAAGATATTACCTATAGTCTTCCAAAGACTGTTCCTGGAACCTATTCAGTTGATGACTACGGAAAATATATTGCCGATTTCAAAGCCTATGACCAAAAAGGCAATTTACTGACTGTTTCAAAAACAGATGATAACACTTGGGTAATCAAAAATGCAAAATCATTAGTAAAAATCACTTACTTAGTAAACGACACATTCGATACTGAAAAAGGAAGAGGTTTTGGACAAGACGATGTTTTCTCACCAGCAGGTACAAACATTGACGCAGGTAAAAATTTCATGCTAAACTTACATGGTTTTGTGGGTTATTTTCAAGACAAAAAAGAAATGCCATACAAAGTTACCATACCTCATCCTGCAGCGCTTTTTGGTGCAACATCAATGATTGATAAAGACGGAACATCTACATCAGATGTTTTTGAAATGCCTCTTTATTCAGAGTTATTAGAAAACCCAATTATGTATTCTAAGTCAGATTACACTACTTTTACAGTAGATGGAATGGATATTGAAATTGCAGTTTATTCACCATCAGGGAAATTTACCGCAGAGAGTATTACTCCTGAAATGAAAACAATGATGACTGCACAAAAAACATTTTTAGGAAAAGTCAATTCTACCAAAAGATACACTGTTATCCTATATCTTTCTACAATGTCTCCAACCGATGCAAAAGGTTTTGGAGCATTAGAACATCCTACAGCTACTACAGTTGTTATGCCCGAGATGATGCCGAAAGACGAATTGGTAAAACAAATGAAAGACGTAGTTTCTCACGAATTCTTTCATATTGTAACTCCTTTAACGATTCACTCTAAAGAAATTCAATATTTTGATTATAACGCTCCAAAAATGTCTCAGCATTTATGGATGTATGAAGGAGTAACAGAATATTTTGCCAATTTATTCCAAATTAATCAAGGACTAATTGACGAAAACGAATTTTATTCCCGTATAGGCGAAAAAATACAAGGAGCTAATGCTATGAACGACACCATGCCTTTCACAACAATGAGCGCAAATGTTTTAACTGAACCGTATAAAGCTCAATATCTGAATGTTTATCAAAAAGGAGCATTAATCGGAATGTGTCTGGATATTCAAATTAGAGAAAGCAGTAATGGGAAAAAAGGAATATTAGATTTAATGCATCAATTATCTAATGAATATGGAGTATCAAAACCATTTAATGATGCCGATTTATTTGCAAAAATAACTTCATTAACTTCCCCTGAAGTAGGTGAATTTTTAACCAAATACGTTTCAGGGTCAACTCCAATACCATATTATGACTATTTAGCAAAAGTAGGTATAACAAAAGTCATCAAAAAAACACCCGAAGGTATATTTTTAAAAGGACAAGTTCCATATATTGGCGTAAACAAAGAAAATAAAGAAATTTTTGTTGCTCCAAACAAAGAATTACATATTTTCTATACAGCATTAGACCTGAAAGGTGGAGATATCATCCTTGCCATCAATGACAAACCTTATTCTCTTGACAATATTTACGAAATGATTAGCGATAGTCAAAAATGGAAAGAAAACGATCCAATTTCTATCAAGATCAAACGTGATGGAAAAGAACAAATAATAAAAGGAAACGTAAAATTTCCTTATATAGATTCAGAAGGTCCTGAAGCTACAGATGCATCAAAAACTGCTTTAAGAACAGCTTGGCTGAAAGGATAA
- a CDS encoding DUF2805 domain-containing protein, producing the protein MKKSNRKELNWEQTERLIALAQEEKNPFEIIHKEFGLAEKEVLEIMKKKMPAEKYEMWKKKAIASKPKPKPLKIDDFDEDLDGKYYIKNKLD; encoded by the coding sequence ATGAAAAAGAGTAACCGTAAAGAATTAAACTGGGAACAAACAGAAAGACTGATTGCATTGGCCCAAGAAGAAAAAAATCCATTTGAAATTATTCATAAAGAATTTGGATTAGCTGAGAAGGAGGTTCTTGAAATTATGAAAAAGAAAATGCCTGCTGAAAAATATGAAATGTGGAAAAAGAAAGCAATCGCTAGTAAACCAAAGCCAAAACCTCTAAAAATCGATGATTTCGATGAAGATTTAGATGGCAAATATTATATTAAAAATAAATTGGACTAA
- a CDS encoding alpha-ketoglutarate-dependent dioxygenase AlkB, with amino-acid sequence MNSLFQSEPIVFDLPDAEIIYFPALLSREEADSLFLELLKNTPWQQDEITVYGKKHLQPRLTALYGNEGKPYSYSNIKMQPHFWTFLLQKIKSLVESATETNFTTVLLNYYRDGNDGNGWHADNEKELGMNPIIASLSLGAERNFQLKHNTDTAQKKNIILENGSLLLMKGTTQHFWKHQIPKTAKTIGSRINLTFRVI; translated from the coding sequence ATGAATTCACTTTTTCAATCCGAACCCATCGTTTTTGATTTACCCGATGCCGAAATCATTTACTTTCCTGCTCTCCTTTCAAGAGAGGAAGCTGATTCTCTTTTCTTAGAATTGCTTAAAAACACTCCCTGGCAACAGGATGAAATTACGGTTTATGGGAAAAAACATTTACAGCCACGGTTAACGGCTTTATATGGAAACGAAGGAAAGCCCTACTCCTATTCTAATATAAAAATGCAACCTCATTTCTGGACATTCCTATTGCAAAAAATAAAATCCCTTGTTGAAAGTGCTACTGAAACAAATTTCACAACCGTTTTATTGAATTATTACAGAGATGGTAATGACGGTAATGGCTGGCATGCCGATAATGAAAAAGAATTGGGCATGAATCCAATAATTGCTTCATTGAGTTTAGGTGCTGAACGGAATTTTCAATTGAAGCATAATACAGATACCGCTCAAAAAAAGAATATTATTTTAGAAAACGGCAGTTTACTGTTGATGAAAGGCACAACACAACATTTCTGGAAGCATCAAATCCCAAAGACTGCAAAAACTATTGGCTCTCGAATAAACCTTACTTTTAGAGTAATTTAA
- the aqpZ gene encoding aquaporin Z, which yields MKKLFAEFFGTYWLVFGGCGSALFAAGIPDLGIGFVGVSLAFGLTVLTMAYAVGHISGGHFNPAVSLGLWAGGRFSAKELLPYIISQCVGAVAAAGTLYTIASGKAGFMIDNTKAGAFASNGYGAFSPDGYSLQSAFIAEFVLTLFFLLIILGATDKFANGKFAGIAIGLSLTLIHLISIPITNTSVNPARSLSQAIFVGGEPLSQLWLFWAAPILGAIVAGFIYKTLLQDHSEA from the coding sequence ATGAAAAAACTTTTTGCAGAATTTTTCGGAACGTATTGGTTAGTTTTTGGAGGTTGTGGCAGTGCTCTATTTGCCGCAGGCATACCTGATTTAGGAATTGGCTTTGTGGGAGTTTCATTAGCTTTTGGCTTGACCGTTTTGACAATGGCTTATGCTGTCGGGCATATTTCAGGAGGACATTTTAATCCCGCTGTCTCTTTGGGATTATGGGCTGGAGGAAGATTTTCAGCTAAAGAATTGCTTCCTTATATAATATCACAATGTGTAGGTGCTGTGGCTGCTGCTGGAACACTCTATACTATTGCCTCCGGAAAAGCTGGATTTATGATTGATAATACTAAAGCCGGAGCTTTTGCCTCTAATGGATATGGCGCTTTTTCTCCAGACGGATACTCTTTACAGTCTGCTTTTATTGCCGAATTTGTTCTAACCTTATTTTTCCTTTTGATAATACTTGGTGCCACCGATAAATTTGCCAATGGGAAATTTGCCGGAATTGCCATTGGACTTAGCTTAACACTTATTCATTTAATCAGTATTCCTATTACAAATACTTCTGTAAACCCTGCAAGATCATTATCACAAGCCATTTTTGTTGGTGGCGAACCATTATCACAACTTTGGCTGTTTTGGGCTGCACCAATTTTAGGCGCTATCGTAGCTGGCTTTATTTACAAAACTTTACTACAAGACCATTCTGAAGCTTAA
- a CDS encoding DMT family transporter, translated as MFKNNTLKGVFLVAIGATSYGMLATFVKMAYTEGYTTAEVTISQFILGIAGILIINGFQKAKSENVIVKATPKNIFQLMLAGTSTGLTSVFYYLTVKYIPVSIAIILLMQTVWIGLLLEMILEKKIPSVQKIIASLVVLIGTLLATNVFKNEIQLDWRGLLLGILAACSFTTTMFTANRVALGISSAQRSLYMLLGGAVIVFIFAITTVNTPFNFEIFLKWGIILSLFGTIIPPMLMNAGFPLTGIGLGSIVSALELPVSVLMAYFLLHENVIIIQWIGILLIILAIVIMNVNFKKQQYY; from the coding sequence ATGTTTAAAAACAACACACTTAAAGGAGTTTTCTTGGTGGCAATTGGGGCAACTAGCTACGGAATGCTGGCCACATTTGTAAAAATGGCTTACACAGAAGGATATACCACAGCCGAAGTTACCATTTCCCAATTTATTTTAGGCATAGCTGGAATCCTTATTATTAATGGATTTCAAAAGGCTAAAAGCGAGAATGTAATTGTGAAAGCTACACCAAAAAACATATTTCAATTGATGCTTGCCGGAACATCTACTGGCTTAACAAGCGTGTTTTATTATCTGACAGTAAAATACATTCCAGTTTCTATCGCTATCATACTATTAATGCAAACGGTATGGATTGGTTTATTATTGGAAATGATTTTGGAAAAGAAAATCCCTTCAGTACAAAAAATTATAGCCTCGCTTGTAGTCTTAATAGGAACCCTTTTGGCAACAAATGTTTTTAAAAATGAAATTCAGCTGGACTGGAGAGGACTCCTCTTAGGAATATTGGCAGCGTGTTCTTTCACAACTACTATGTTTACTGCTAATCGAGTGGCTCTAGGAATATCATCAGCCCAACGTAGTCTGTACATGCTCTTAGGAGGTGCCGTAATTGTTTTCATCTTTGCGATTACCACCGTAAACACACCATTCAATTTTGAAATATTCCTAAAATGGGGAATTATACTATCGCTGTTTGGCACTATTATTCCACCAATGTTAATGAATGCAGGGTTTCCTCTTACCGGTATAGGATTAGGAAGTATCGTTTCGGCATTAGAGCTTCCTGTTTCTGTTTTAATGGCTTACTTTCTTCTGCACGAAAATGTTATTATAATACAATGGATTGGAATACTTCTTATTATACTAGCCATAGTAATAATGAATGTAAACTTTAAAAAACAGCAATATTACTGA
- a CDS encoding DUF2721 domain-containing protein, whose protein sequence is MTLHIETPALLFSATSLILLAYTNRFLTLATIIRGLKKAYKEKENRMILLEIKNLNLRLTLIRFMQMAGVLSLFLSVFTMLVLFLDYQLTGIYLFGFSLLALLISLALCFWEINISVDALRLHLSDLTHKELEKEQHSTVESK, encoded by the coding sequence ATGACACTTCATATTGAAACCCCAGCTTTACTGTTTTCGGCTACTTCATTAATATTATTGGCTTATACCAATCGATTTTTGACACTTGCCACCATTATTCGCGGTCTAAAGAAAGCCTATAAAGAAAAGGAGAACCGGATGATTTTACTGGAAATAAAAAACCTAAACCTGAGGCTGACTCTTATTCGTTTTATGCAAATGGCAGGCGTACTGAGTTTATTCCTATCTGTTTTCACAATGCTTGTGTTATTTTTAGATTATCAATTGACTGGAATTTACTTATTTGGTTTCAGTTTGCTTGCCCTATTAATCTCTTTAGCTCTGTGTTTTTGGGAGATTAATATTTCGGTTGATGCACTGCGTTTGCATTTGAGCGATTTGACTCATAAAGAACTTGAAAAAGAGCAACATTCTACTGTTGAATCAAAATAA
- a CDS encoding transposase, producing MGGFFGVNGKKLQRQYKKHLSSFNTWDPREHAHQWIVYPENIGTHLSIDEVALSQGELYTIVTNKKFKGKKGSLVAIVAGTKADQVIEHISKIDYKKRSCVKEITLDMANSMKLISKRCFPKAIQVTDRFHVQKLALEALQEIRIKHRWEAMDFENQLILQAKRENKTYIPELLPNGDSLKQLLARSRYLLYKSREKWTENQKERAQMLFELYPDIKTAYNLNQQLRGIYNNNNDKHIAMTKLAHWYRNVEESGFKNFNILLNTITFNYQSILNYFDNRSTNASAESFNAKIKAFRSQFRGVRNIDFFLFRLSNLFA from the coding sequence ATTGGAGGTTTTTTCGGAGTGAACGGAAAGAAGCTCCAAAGACAATACAAAAAGCACTTGAGTTCCTTTAATACTTGGGATCCACGAGAACATGCACATCAATGGATTGTTTATCCTGAAAATATAGGTACTCATTTATCAATTGACGAAGTAGCTTTATCTCAGGGTGAACTTTATACTATTGTAACCAACAAGAAATTCAAAGGCAAAAAAGGTTCATTAGTTGCTATTGTTGCTGGAACCAAGGCTGATCAGGTTATAGAACACATCAGTAAGATTGATTATAAGAAGAGGAGCTGTGTCAAAGAGATAACACTTGACATGGCTAATTCCATGAAACTAATCTCTAAGAGATGCTTTCCAAAAGCAATACAAGTGACCGATAGGTTTCATGTTCAAAAATTAGCATTGGAAGCTTTACAAGAGATTAGAATCAAGCATCGATGGGAAGCTATGGATTTTGAGAATCAATTGATATTGCAGGCAAAAAGAGAGAATAAAACATATATCCCAGAGCTCTTGCCTAATGGAGATTCTCTAAAACAACTTTTGGCCAGAAGCAGGTATCTACTCTATAAATCTCGCGAAAAATGGACTGAAAATCAAAAAGAAAGGGCTCAAATGTTATTTGAATTATACCCCGATATAAAGACAGCATATAATCTAAATCAACAACTTCGAGGGATTTACAATAACAACAATGACAAACACATTGCCATGACCAAACTGGCGCATTGGTATAGAAATGTAGAGGAATCAGGCTTTAAAAACTTTAATATTCTGCTCAATACTATAACTTTTAACTACCAGTCAATTTTAAACTATTTTGACAATAGAAGCACAAATGCTTCTGCCGAATCTTTCAATGCAAAAATAAAAGCTTTTAGAAGTCAGTTTAGAGGAGTGAGAAATATAGATTTCTTCTTATTCAGATTATCCAATCTTTTTGCATAA
- a CDS encoding transposase, translating into MTPIDLLKLMLPDFLVDHFEVVSTTNTEEILHLYFEEKIKPPQEFNTFELVSKGFLDEITIQDFPLRGKFVYLHIKRRRWTNKTTGEIIKRDWNLVAKGTRMTQEFAAFLKEINR; encoded by the coding sequence ATGACTCCTATTGACCTTTTAAAATTGATGCTGCCTGATTTTTTAGTAGACCACTTTGAAGTGGTTTCTACTACTAATACAGAAGAAATATTACACTTGTATTTTGAGGAAAAAATTAAGCCTCCACAAGAGTTTAATACATTTGAACTGGTATCAAAGGGCTTTTTGGATGAGATCACTATTCAGGATTTTCCTCTAAGAGGTAAGTTTGTGTATTTGCATATCAAAAGACGTCGCTGGACTAATAAAACCACAGGAGAAATTATTAAAAGAGATTGGAATTTAGTTGCCAAAGGAACCCGCATGACTCAAGAGTTTGCGGCTTTTTTAAAAGAAATTAATAGATAA
- a CDS encoding secretion protein, whose product MKTILKLSLVVLIALTSINTYAINGDFLLHVKKENGKEISFSVNEIQKADVTIYDQFHHVIYNETATGKEGIARAYSLEEFPEGVYFLEVETNLKKVTHEIVVTNEESTLSRKAVAEVYKGNLKMENKNIATVN is encoded by the coding sequence ATGAAAACGATTTTAAAATTAAGTCTGGTAGTATTAATAGCTTTGACGAGCATCAATACGTACGCAATCAACGGTGATTTTTTGCTTCATGTAAAAAAAGAAAACGGAAAAGAAATCAGTTTTTCGGTAAATGAGATTCAAAAAGCTGATGTAACGATTTATGATCAGTTTCATCATGTGATTTATAATGAAACCGCAACAGGAAAAGAAGGAATTGCAAGAGCATACAGCCTTGAGGAATTTCCGGAGGGAGTTTACTTCTTGGAAGTGGAAACCAATCTGAAGAAAGTCACCCACGAGATTGTGGTTACAAATGAGGAATCAACATTGTCCAGAAAAGCGGTTGCTGAAGTGTATAAAGGCAATCTGAAGATGGAAAATAAAAACATTGCAACGGTGAATTAA
- a CDS encoding MASE1 domain-containing protein, whose amino-acid sequence MYKLDINDYYTPLFLKSSLFKIILVAIVFNVLAFLSFRITVSPDNLSPIFPDVGFALAAVLIIGRKAIAGIWIGSFIANMFSFWDVCKMLDKSLLETILSSASVATGVAIGVTVSAYLINLINKGEYPLKTGSSVISFLTISTLYCGICSLFCVSAISFWGLSTPNHFISNWTTLWKGDLIGTILITPFLMSWFYRHHIKIISTSLLEAILLGLATVLVCVLIAYDHPNDQYLFIIILLWATFRFRIRGVSILASMFALLSSIYGYLGYGSFVVVNSEDSLININPFFGLTTVIALILSGYYSDYLHHKPEVSKI is encoded by the coding sequence ATGTACAAGTTAGATATAAATGATTATTACACCCCACTCTTTTTAAAATCTTCACTTTTTAAAATTATATTGGTTGCAATTGTTTTCAATGTACTTGCTTTTTTGAGCTTTAGGATAACCGTCTCCCCAGATAATCTCTCACCTATTTTCCCGGATGTGGGATTTGCACTTGCAGCAGTATTAATTATAGGACGAAAAGCTATAGCCGGAATTTGGATTGGTTCATTTATAGCAAATATGTTTTCCTTTTGGGATGTCTGCAAAATGCTGGACAAATCATTACTCGAAACTATACTTTCATCAGCATCTGTAGCTACAGGAGTAGCAATCGGAGTAACTGTTAGTGCTTACTTAATCAATTTAATCAACAAAGGCGAATATCCATTAAAAACAGGATCATCGGTTATATCCTTTTTAACAATTAGCACTTTATATTGCGGTATCTGTTCTTTGTTCTGCGTTTCAGCAATTTCGTTTTGGGGATTAAGTACTCCAAACCACTTTATTTCAAATTGGACAACTCTATGGAAAGGTGATTTAATCGGCACTATACTTATAACTCCTTTTCTAATGTCTTGGTTCTATCGTCATCACATAAAAATTATTTCGACATCACTTTTAGAAGCAATTTTATTAGGATTAGCAACAGTTTTGGTTTGTGTCCTAATTGCTTATGACCATCCAAATGATCAATATCTGTTCATCATAATATTATTATGGGCGACATTCCGTTTTAGAATTAGAGGAGTATCTATCTTAGCCTCTATGTTTGCCCTTTTATCATCAATATACGGATACCTCGGTTATGGTTCATTTGTAGTAGTCAATTCCGAAGATTCACTCATTAATATTAATCCTTTTTTTGGATTAACCACAGTTATTGCCTTAATATTGTCAGGATACTATTCTGATTATTTACATCATAAACCAGAAGTTTCAAAAATTTAA